The sequence GGAGCAACTGCCCACCGACCGTCCAAAAAGAAATACAATTCTCTCATTATATCGGCAATTATATGATTTTCATAATTTCCGGCTGTCATATGACGCCTTGAGGCGGTACATCAGGAAACATCATCCGGAAGTGTTGGAAAAATCTTACCATGTTCGGATCGAGACACCGCCGGAGAAATTATCGCAGGTAGACTGGAAAGAAAAAGTTCCGGTCCAAATTGGCGCGATGGGGAATTGGGTATCCGTCAATTTTCTCATTGTTTTGTTATGTTTTTCCCGCAAGCCAGCCATTGAAGTCCGGGAGAAGAAGGACGCCTATTCTTTCCTCAACGCGCATCATCAAGCGGTGAAAAAATTGGGAGGAACGACAGACTACTATCGTCCGGATTGTATGAAAACAGCAGTCAGCATCTGGAACGGCAGGAGTTCGGAAATGAATGATGCATACGCCGATTTTCTGAAAAGCATCGGAGCACAGGGTTTTCCTGCGCGTCCTGGAGCGGCCACCGACAAGGGCAAAGTTGAAAAAAAGATACGTGATTTGTTCCGGGATATAAATTTTCGACGAATGGTTTTTCGAGACCTTGCGCATGTACAGGAATATATGGATAAGAAAATAGCCGAACTCTGTGAACGAACTATTTGTCCGGCAACCGGAACGACTATAGCGGAAGCGTATGAATATGAGCGGCAATTCCTGCAGGACGCAATCGAAGATGTTCCGATGATTCCGATAGCAACTATGACGACGAAAGTACAGAAAGGCTCATTGGCCTGGTTTAAGAGCAATTATTATCAGATACCACAAGGATTTATTGGAAAAAGGGTCCGGTTCATCCATACCGGTGCCACAATAGAAATCTATCACGACGGAGAGCTCCTTGAAACATACAGGTATGAACCTGGTCTGAAAGGAATGGTCAGGATGAGCGGGAAAGCCGCAGAAGAAGAAAGTCGGCCCGTTATGCGAAAAAGCCCCCCCAAGAGTGAGAAAAGAAATATAGCATTAATTAAAAACTCGCTAAGTTTACGTATTTATCACACTTGCTAATGCAATCTTAATGTTGTATACTCCATATGAATGAATGGAAAAGAATTAATCAAAATCTTAGAAAACGACGGATGGATATTAGATAGAATTTCCGGCAGCCATCACATACTGATAAAAGAAGGTAAAAGATCTATACCGGTACCTGTTCATGGGAAAAAAGATATTCCAATCGGATTAGCTAAAAAAATATTAAAACAGGCCGGAATAGAGAGGAGATAACATGTATTACTATGCATTAATTGAAAAGGCTGAAGGAAATTTTTTTGTTTCATTTCCTCAGTTTGAACAAATTAATACTTACGGGGAGACAATAGAAGAAGCTATTTACAACGCAGAAGAAGCTCTAAACGGATGCATTGAATCGGATTTCGAACGAGGTTTTGAAATACCTGGAATAAAAGAAATTACAGGAAAAAATTATTATAAAATCTCAATACGCCCACATATAGAAATTGCTCTCCAACTGAGAAAAATAAGAGATAAAAAAAGTCAAATAGAATTAGCTAAGGAATTGGGAATATCCTATCAAGCATATCAACGCCTTGAAAATCCTAGAAGATGTAATCCTACAGTAAAAACCCTAGAAAAAATAGCAAAAGTTTTCAATAAAGATTTGGAAATACTAATAAGATAAGGAGAGGGGGGGCTTCATCACATAACTATTTACCTGTTTTCTTATGAACATATTCAGGCTTTCAAGGTTTGCCAGGCATACAAGCTGTGATACATTGGCGTAATCCCGGATATTTCCTTTCTTGTCTGGGTTCTCATTACGCCATTGTCTGGCTGTTTTACCAAATAAAGCCATATTTATAACATCGGCTTCCGAGGCATAAACATAACTTACCTGCTTTTTTGAAAGTTTTTCTGGGATCAGATTTTGCTTTATTGCGTTGGTGTGAATCCGGTAATTAATTTTGGTAAGCTGCCGTTTTACATCCCAGCCGAGCTGTTTTTGCTCTTCTTCTTTGAGCCTTTGAAACTCTTTGATAAGGTGGAGCTTAAATTCGACTGATACCCAGGAAGTAAATTCAAAGGCAATATCCTTATGTGCATAGGTGCCGCCATAGCGCCCTGTTTTCGAATCCAAACCAATGGCTCTGGTCAAAGAAATCCATTGCTTGGGAGTGAGTGTGAAGCTGTTTAGCCCAGCCTGCTTTCTAATCCCGTCGAATTCGACGGGATTAAAATCCGGATTGTGGAGCTGTTCCCAAAGCCCCAGGAGTTCCAATGTATTGCGGTTTCTGAGCCAGTTTCTGATTAAATCGTCAGGATGATCAGGATTTTTGGACTTTG comes from Chitinivibrionales bacterium and encodes:
- a CDS encoding DDE-type integrase/transposase/recombinase; translated protein: EGTIRYHKRKRLENKEDGRKDRYSAVSQFSTPIEIWIQEQLPTDRPKRNTILSLYRQLYDFHNFRLSYDALRRYIRKHHPEVLEKSYHVRIETPPEKLSQVDWKEKVPVQIGAMGNWVSVNFLIVLLCFSRKPAIEVREKKDAYSFLNAHHQAVKKLGGTTDYYRPDCMKTAVSIWNGRSSEMNDAYADFLKSIGAQGFPARPGAATDKGKVEKKIRDLFRDINFRRMVFRDLAHVQEYMDKKIAELCERTICPATGTTIAEAYEYERQFLQDAIEDVPMIPIATMTTKVQKGSLAWFKSNYYQIPQGFIGKRVRFIHTGATIEIYHDGELLETYRYEPGLKGMVRMSGKAAEEESRPVMRKSPPKSEKRNIALIKNSLSLRIYHTC
- a CDS encoding addiction module toxin, HicA family produces the protein MNGKELIKILENDGWILDRISGSHHILIKEGKRSIPVPVHGKKDIPIGLAKKILKQAGIERR
- a CDS encoding helix-turn-helix domain-containing protein gives rise to the protein MYYYALIEKAEGNFFVSFPQFEQINTYGETIEEAIYNAEEALNGCIESDFERGFEIPGIKEITGKNYYKISIRPHIEIALQLRKIRDKKSQIELAKELGISYQAYQRLENPRRCNPTVKTLEKIAKVFNKDLEILIR
- a CDS encoding KilA-N domain-containing protein yields the protein MKAIDQNAFICITDIAKSKNPDHPDDLIRNWLRNRNTLELLGLWEQLHNPDFNPVEFDGIRKQAGLNSFTLTPKQWISLTRAIGLDSKTGRYGGTYAHKDIAFEFTSWVSVEFKLHLIKEFQRLKEEEQKQLGWDVKRQLTKINYRIHTNAIKQNLIPEKLSKKQVSYVYASEADVINMALFGKTARQWRNENPDKKGNIRDYANVSQLVCLANLESLNMFIRKQVNSYVMKPPLSLSY